One window from the genome of Bacillus rossius redtenbacheri isolate Brsri chromosome 10, Brsri_v3, whole genome shotgun sequence encodes:
- the LOC134536194 gene encoding synaptotagmin-12 codes for MSEGQLALALLGAAALLLLLLLSACRLTGLWTRAAAWLTSSREETIGLTKARGHYAANGYLVHSDSDVQLDATGSFQHFDLVDRDLGVAFTTSSLTTQGPGPAPPPPAACLEEALSRAVAEDCPAEPELTQPAVLQRAMSCDSVCSDTSVAPGDLVEPGVTGGLCVGLEYDSEAADLLVSVLEAKDLVGPDNSSVDTYVRVYLLPDKTTSMQTRVYRKSNCPSYKEKFLFAVDPAEYGRRSLAFYVYASDKLSNTLVDEAELRLCDVAPRQPVTTWLTLTDSSERGTECGELMFSLSYLPTAERLTVVVVKARNLQLPQGDGGEVFVKVYLLQHGKKVHKKKTSMKRGETSLIFNEAMIFSVPAHALQTIHLRLSVAEATAEGRALAVGHVIVGLQASGKALSHWSQMLASLRKPVAMWHPLRK; via the exons ATGAGCGAAGGGCAGCTGGCCCTGGCCCTGCtgggcgccgcggcgctgctgctgctgctgctgctgtcggCGTGCCGCCTCACCGGGCTGTGGACCCGGGCCGCCGCCTGGCTGACCTCCAGCCGCGAGGAGACCATCGGCCTCACCAAGGCGCGCGGACACTATGCCGCCAACGGCTACCTG GTACACTCCGACTCGGACGTGCAGCTGGACGCGACGGGCAGCTTCCAGCACTTCGACCTGGTGGACCGGGACCTGGGGGTGGCCTTCACGACCAGCAGCCTCACCACGCAGGGGCCCGGCCCCGCGCCGCCACCGCCCGCCGCCTGCCTG GAAGAGGCGCTGAGCAGGGCAGTGGCAGAGGACTGCCCCGCTGAGCCCGAGCTCACACAGCCCGCCGTGCTGCAGCGCGCCATGTCCTGCGACTCCGTGTGCTCCGACACGTCAGTGGCCCCCGGAGACCTGGTGGAGCCCGGCGTCACTGGAGGCCTCTGCGTGGGCCTCGAGTATGATAG CGAGGCGGCGGACTTGTTGGTGAGCGTGCTGGAGGCCAAGGACCTGGTGGGCCCCGACAACTCCAGCGTCGACACGTACGTGCGCGTGTACCTGCTGCCGGACAAGACCACCAGCATGCAGACCAGG GTGTACCGCAAGTCGAACTGCCCCAGCTACAAGGAGAAGTTCCTGTTCGCCGTGGACCCGGCCGAGTACGGCAGGCGCTCGCTCGCCTTCTACGTGTACGCCAGCGACAAGCTGTCCAACACGCTGGTCGACGAGGCGGAGCTGCGGCTGTGCGACGTGGCGCCGCGCCAGCCCGTCACCACGTGGCTcacgctcaccgactcctccgaG CGAGGCACGGAGTGCGGGGAGCTCATGTTCTCGCTGAGCTACCTGCCCACCGCCGAGCGCCTCACCGTGGTGGTGGTCAAGGCCAGGAACCTGCAGCTGCCCCAGGGCGACGGCGGCGAGGTCTTCGTCAAG GTTTACTTACTGCAGCATGGCAAGAAAGTTCACAAAAAGAAGACCTCCATGAAAAGAGGAGAGACGAGTCTTATCTTCAATGAGGCCATGATTTTCAGTGTTCCTGCGCATGCGCTACAG ACCATCCACCTCCGGCTGTCGGTGGCGGAGGCGACTGCGGAGGGCCGCGCCCTCGCCGTGGGCCACGTGATCGTGGGTCTGCAGGCGTCGGGCAAGGCGCTGTCGCACTGGAGCCAGATGCTGGCCTCCCTGCGCAAGCCAGTCGCCATGTGGCACCCGCTGCGCAAGTGA